From a single Apium graveolens cultivar Ventura chromosome 2, ASM990537v1, whole genome shotgun sequence genomic region:
- the LOC141707136 gene encoding uncharacterized protein LOC141707136 isoform X2 gives MNLQYIPSSLHPHPKNHINSKKISNLWTICYDRTLKISQVSGCMIACVDSYVYCSLRRKKSTHSLKVCAVQPQKKFKWIAELKEETQYGSSKKGTIAGAVALIIGTSIGSGILTLPKKTSLAGLVPSTISITVCWAFLLIEALLLVEVNVGLLKLKKKSEENELEVISIRTMAQESLGEWGGSLATVTYVFLGYTSMIAYSSKSGEILYHLLNIPESASAFLFTAIFSTLITVGGTRTTDQVNQWLTVSMIGLLALIEVLVVVFGGWSGFEENGDWTKVPSTIPVMIFSLVYHDLVPVLCAYLEGDVQRIRASLLLGSIVPLLAFLVWNAIALGLSSQAQQFVDPVELLMRVRWPGVSVMVEAFSLLAIGTSIIGTLLSFSQFYKEQLSMLSKSSPSEPTPETSKQLWLNNWWGKNKANITATLMVVAPTLLVSTIVPDACSAATDIAGGYCMTILYGILPPAMAYVMYQRNYENMGNKTTMSRARLGLWGLGLFACSIVLEQILQDLSYLPE, from the exons ATGAATCTGCAGTATATTCCTTCCTCTCTGCATCCTCATCCAAAGAATCATATAAACTCGAAGAAAATATCGAATTTATGGACTATATGTTATGACAGAACATTAAAGATCAGTCAAGTTTCAGGATGTATGAT CGCCTGTGTTGATTCTTATGTCTACTGCAGTTTACGACGAAAAAAATCAACACATAGTTTGAAAGTTTGTGCTGTGCAGCCACAGAAAAAGTTTAAATGGATTGCTGAACTGAAAGAAGAGACTCAATATGGTTCTTCGAAGAAGGGAACTATAGCTGGTGCAGTTGCTTTGATTATTGGCACCAGCATTGGTTCTGGAATACTTACTCTCCCTAAGAAAACTTCTCTTGCT GGGTTAGTTCCGAGTACGATATCGATTACTGTATGTTGGGCATTTCTTTTGATTGAAGCACTTCTGTTAGTTGAAGTCAATGTTGGTTTGctaaagttgaagaagaagagtGAAGAGAATGAATTAGAGGTGATCTCCATTAGAACAATGGCACAAGAATCACTTGGAGAGTGGGGTGGTTCCTTGGCTACCGTCACCTATGTTTTCTTAGGTTACACTTCTATGATTGCTTACAGTTCTAAGTCTGGGGAGATCCTTTACCATTTATTAAATATCCCTGAGTCAGCTTCAGCCTTCTTGTTTACTGCTATCTTCAGTACTCTCATTACTGTTGGCGGAACACGTACCACTGATCAAGTTAATCAGTGGCTCACTGTTTCTATGATAG GTTTACTTGCCTTGATTGAGGTCCTGGTAGTAGTATTTGGAGGATGGTCaggatttgaggaaaatggagaCTGGACAAAAGTTCCATCCACGATTCCAGTGATGATTTTTTCATTGGTCTATCATGATCTTGTACCTG TTCTTTGTGCATATTTAGAGGGGGATGTACAACGTATAAGGGCTTCTCTTTTGCTAGGAAGTATAGTCCCATTGTTAGCATTTTTGGTTTGGAATGCGATAGCGCTTGGCCTCTCATCACAGGCTCAACAGTTTGTTGATCCTGTTGAATTGCTAATGAG GGTAAGATGGCCTGGTGTTTCAGTTATGGTAGAGGCCTTCTCACTACTAGCTATAGGAACATCAATAATCGGGACTCTTCTGAGCTTCTCTCAGTTCTACAAGGAACAACTCAGTATGCTATCAAAAAGTTCTCCCTCAGAACCAACTCCG GAAACAAGCAAACAACTTTGGCTAAACAACTGGTGGGGGAAGAATAAGGCAAACATCACAGCAACATTAATGGTAGTTGCACCAACCCTGTTGGTGTCAACGATAGTTCCAGATGCATGCTCTGCCGCAACAGACATTGCA GGAGGTTACTGTATGACAATCTTGTACGGAATTCTTCCACCAGCAATGGCTTATGTAATGTATCAAAGGAATTACGAAAACATGGGAAACAAGACAACAATGTCAAGAGCACGCCTAGGTCTTTGGGGCCTTGGATTGTTTGCCTGTTCAATAGTTTTGGAGCAGATACTGCAAGATCTCTCATACTTGCCAGAATGA
- the LOC141707136 gene encoding uncharacterized protein LOC141707136 isoform X1 produces MNLQYIPSSLHPHPKNHINSKKISNLWTICYDRTLKISQVSGCMIACVDSYVYCSLRRKKSTHSLKVCAVQPQKKFKWIAELKEETQYGSSKKGTIAGAVALIIGTSIGSGILTLPKKTSLAGLVPSTISITVCWAFLLIEALLLVEVNVGLLKLKKKSEENELEVISIRTMAQESLGEWGGSLATVTYVFLGYTSMIAYSSKSGEILYHLLNIPESASAFLFTAIFSTLITVGGTRTTDQVNQWLTVSMIGLLALIEVLVVVFGGWSGFEENGDWTKVPSTIPVMIFSLVYHDLVPVLCAYLEGDVQRIRASLLLGSIVPLLAFLVWNAIALGLSSQAQQFVDPVELLMRVRWPGVSVMVEAFSLLAIGTSIIGTLLSFSQFYKEQLSMLSKSSPSEPTPQETSKQLWLNNWWGKNKANITATLMVVAPTLLVSTIVPDACSAATDIAGGYCMTILYGILPPAMAYVMYQRNYENMGNKTTMSRARLGLWGLGLFACSIVLEQILQDLSYLPE; encoded by the exons ATGAATCTGCAGTATATTCCTTCCTCTCTGCATCCTCATCCAAAGAATCATATAAACTCGAAGAAAATATCGAATTTATGGACTATATGTTATGACAGAACATTAAAGATCAGTCAAGTTTCAGGATGTATGAT CGCCTGTGTTGATTCTTATGTCTACTGCAGTTTACGACGAAAAAAATCAACACATAGTTTGAAAGTTTGTGCTGTGCAGCCACAGAAAAAGTTTAAATGGATTGCTGAACTGAAAGAAGAGACTCAATATGGTTCTTCGAAGAAGGGAACTATAGCTGGTGCAGTTGCTTTGATTATTGGCACCAGCATTGGTTCTGGAATACTTACTCTCCCTAAGAAAACTTCTCTTGCT GGGTTAGTTCCGAGTACGATATCGATTACTGTATGTTGGGCATTTCTTTTGATTGAAGCACTTCTGTTAGTTGAAGTCAATGTTGGTTTGctaaagttgaagaagaagagtGAAGAGAATGAATTAGAGGTGATCTCCATTAGAACAATGGCACAAGAATCACTTGGAGAGTGGGGTGGTTCCTTGGCTACCGTCACCTATGTTTTCTTAGGTTACACTTCTATGATTGCTTACAGTTCTAAGTCTGGGGAGATCCTTTACCATTTATTAAATATCCCTGAGTCAGCTTCAGCCTTCTTGTTTACTGCTATCTTCAGTACTCTCATTACTGTTGGCGGAACACGTACCACTGATCAAGTTAATCAGTGGCTCACTGTTTCTATGATAG GTTTACTTGCCTTGATTGAGGTCCTGGTAGTAGTATTTGGAGGATGGTCaggatttgaggaaaatggagaCTGGACAAAAGTTCCATCCACGATTCCAGTGATGATTTTTTCATTGGTCTATCATGATCTTGTACCTG TTCTTTGTGCATATTTAGAGGGGGATGTACAACGTATAAGGGCTTCTCTTTTGCTAGGAAGTATAGTCCCATTGTTAGCATTTTTGGTTTGGAATGCGATAGCGCTTGGCCTCTCATCACAGGCTCAACAGTTTGTTGATCCTGTTGAATTGCTAATGAG GGTAAGATGGCCTGGTGTTTCAGTTATGGTAGAGGCCTTCTCACTACTAGCTATAGGAACATCAATAATCGGGACTCTTCTGAGCTTCTCTCAGTTCTACAAGGAACAACTCAGTATGCTATCAAAAAGTTCTCCCTCAGAACCAACTCCG CAGGAAACAAGCAAACAACTTTGGCTAAACAACTGGTGGGGGAAGAATAAGGCAAACATCACAGCAACATTAATGGTAGTTGCACCAACCCTGTTGGTGTCAACGATAGTTCCAGATGCATGCTCTGCCGCAACAGACATTGCA GGAGGTTACTGTATGACAATCTTGTACGGAATTCTTCCACCAGCAATGGCTTATGTAATGTATCAAAGGAATTACGAAAACATGGGAAACAAGACAACAATGTCAAGAGCACGCCTAGGTCTTTGGGGCCTTGGATTGTTTGCCTGTTCAATAGTTTTGGAGCAGATACTGCAAGATCTCTCATACTTGCCAGAATGA
- the LOC141707135 gene encoding protein INVOLVED IN DE NOVO 2-like yields the protein MSSSGEDTDISDTEIEEYQEKSYEELKNGEKRVKTSDTTFACPYCPSKKRKRDYQYRELLQHAGGVGKGGSKRTARDKANHLGLAKYLEVDMTDASGPSKALAKVDSPAEFDGDDVYVWPWLGIVVNIPTEFKDGRFVGGSGSKLRDQLAARGFNPTRVSPLWNYRGHSGTAIVEFNKDWSGFTNAMAFEKAYDADHHGKKDWKAKGQKSDIYGWVARADDYNQGGIITDHLRKIGDLRTISEILEDEANRTSKLVSNLANVIEVKQKHFEEMQTKYAETTNSLNKLIEEKDNLHQSYNEELRKIQDNARQHFQKIFKDHEKNKLLLETQKKELELRGQELEKRETQNEFERKKLSEELEENAVRNSSLQLAADAQKRVDESVMRLAADHKTQKENLDRRLLQLQTQLDAKQAVQLEIEKLKGNLNVMKHMVGDDGDLEVLKKVDDIHKSLREKEGEYEDLQALNQALIIKERKSNDELQEARKELVTALSEMSKSTDIGVKRMGELDNKPFHEAMKRKYGQEEAEDRASELCSMWEEHLRDPDWHPLRVIEEGGTHKEIIDDQDERLKSLKKELGEDVYKAVTAALREINEYNPSGRYITSEVWNYKKGRKATLQEGADYLLELWKNRMEKGLCPQPL from the exons ATGAGTAGTTCTGGGGAAGATACCGACATAAGTGATACTGAAATTGAGGAGTACCAAGAAAAATCTTATGAAGAGCTGAAAAACGGGGAGAAACGTGTGAAAACATCAGATACTACCTTTGCTTGCCCTTATTGTCCAAGTAAAAAAAGAAAGCGAGACTATCAGTACAGGGAACTGTTACAGCATGCTGGCGGTGTGGGCAAGGGCGGTTCAAAGCGAACTGCAAGGGACAAAGCAAACCATCTTGGATTGGCCAAATACTTGGAAGTTGATATGACTGATGCTTCTGGTCCATCCAAGGCCTTGGCTAAGGTTGATAGTCCTGCAGAGTTTGATGGTGATGACGTATATGTTTGGCCATGGTTGGGAATTGTAGTTAATATTCCAACTGAATTTAAGGATGGCCGATTTGTTGGGGGAAGTGGTTCTAAGCTAAGAGACCAACTAGCTGCCAGAGGTTTCAATCCCACAAGAGTTTCGCCTTTGTGGAACTATAGGGGTCACTCTGGCACTGCCATTGTTGAATTCAATAAGGATTGGTCTGGTTTCACTAATGCCATGGCATTTGAAAAGGCTTATGACGCTGATCATCATGGAAAAAAGGACTGGAAAGCGAAAGGTCAGAAGTCTGATATTTATGGATGGGTTGCACGTGCTGATGATTACAACCAAGGTGGCATTATTACGGATCATCTGCGTAAGATTGGAGACCTTAGGACCATTTCTGAAATTTTGGAAGACGAAGCTAACAGGACAAGTAAACTTGTATCGAACTTGGCAAACGTGATTGAGGTTAAGCAGAAGCATTTTGAAGAGATGCAAACCAAATATGCCGAGACCACCAACTCTTTGAACAAGTTAATTGAAGAAAAAGATAACCTTCATCAGTCATACAACGAAG AGCTAAGGAAAATTCAGGACAACGCTcgacaacatttccagaaaatTTTTAAGGACCATGAAAAGAATAAGCTGCTACTAGAAACTCAAAAGAAAGAACTTGAACTCCGGGGTCAAGAATTGGAGAAACGTGAGACCcaaaatgaatttgaaaggaaaaaGCTTTCCGAAGAGCTTGAAGAG AATGCTGTGAGAAATAGTTCCTTGCAATTGGCAGCTGATGCTCAAAAGAGGGTTGACGAAAGTGTGATGAGATTGGCAGCAGATCATAAG ACCCAGAAAGAAAATTTGGATAGGAGGCTGCTTCAACTGCAAACACAGCTGGATGCGAAACAAGCAGTTCAGCTAGAAATTGAGAAACTTAAAGGAAATTTAAATGTGATGAAGCACATGGTGGGAGATGATGGGGATTTGGAAGTTCTTAAAAAGGTGGACGATATACACAAATCCTTACGAGAAAAAGAAGGAGAATATGAAGATCTACAAGCACTGAACCAAGCTCTAATTATCAAAGAGCGCAAAAGCAATGACGAGCTGCAGGAAGCTCGCAAGGAATTGGTTACT GCATTGTCAGAAATGTCAAAGTCTACTGATATTGGCGTGAAGAGAATGGGTGAGCTGGATAATAAACCTTTCCATGAGGCAATGAAGCGGAAATATGGTCAAGAAGAAGCAGAAGACAGAGCTTCTGAACTGTGCTCTATGTGGGAGGAACACCTCCGGGATCCTGATTGGCATCCATTAAGAGTAATCGAAGAAGGCGGTACGCATAAG GAAATAATTGATGATCAAGATGAAAGATTGAAAAGCTTGAAGAAAGAACTTGGTGAGGACGTGTACAAGGCAGTGACTGCAGCTCTGCGAGAGATAAACGAGTACAACCCAAGTGGGAGATACATCACATCAGAAGTGTGGAACTACAAGAAGGGTAGAAAAGCTACTTTACAAGAGGGAGCTGACTACTTACTTGAATTATGGAAAAATCGGATGGAAAAAGGGCTTTGTCCTCAACCTCTCTAG